TAAACAGAGACTATGAATTGGCTGAATATCTTTTTACTGTCAAAGATATAAAGCAGAGACAGATCCTGACCAAGTACAGGCTCAGCGACCACAGCCTAGCCATTGAAAAAGGTAGGCACAAAAAAACCTGGTTACCAAAAGAATCCAGAACATGTGGTCACTGTACGACAggtgaggtagagacagagatgcactttctactacactgccaacattacacaaacaccagacagcatttctttaataaattTTAAACACTAGTGCCATCATTCACCATGCTGTCCAATGAGGAAAAGATGCAGGTGCTCTTGGGGGAGGGACACACAGCCCCCCTAGCTGGACGCTTCCTCAGAGAGTGTCACAAAATAAGGCATAACCTGTGACCTGCCGTGaactattacattttattcattatttatgtattctCACTTCATTGTAACTGTTCACCTCAACGTTTTAGCTGTTGCTAGGTCTTTCTTTATGATGATGGTCATCTCTGCTCTTAGTGTTTATATGACTGTTATTTGTTCCTATTGTTCACTCTGAGCATTTTGTTATTGCTGAATATTTCTGACAATGCtggttattgttgttcttgATGTCCCCTTAAATGGGGCTGCTACCGTGTAGACTCTTACTGTACCTCTAACTTTGGCAATATGGTTGTAATAACTGTCATGCTAGAAAAGTTGAAttgaatagagagagagagagagagagagagagagagagagagagagagagagagagagagagagagagagagagagagagagagagagagagagagagagagagagagagagagagagagagagagagagagagagagagagagagagagagagagagagagagagagagagagagagagagagagagagagagtgagtgagtgttaGTATTCCCAGTAGGCCTAGATCTGTACCAataatatcaaatacttaccCTTATTAATGCAACGGGTGGGCTTGCATCTTGGCACTAAGCTCTCTGAAGTTTGGCGCAATGGAAGACAGTTTAAGCCTCAATTCCTTCTCAACAGCATCCAGTCTTTGCCGATGTTTAGTTTTAACTGCTGCCATAGCAGAGAAACCAGCCTTGCAGAGGTAAGTTGTGGCGAAGGGCATCAAAACTCTCAAGGCTTGCTTTGCCAAGACTgtagctgtttctcaatgtcaaggaaggatccttcgaaGCCAGAATTTGGAGGATGCTACGTCATCGACGTCCGTCGAAGGACCGTTCCAATGTCGAGGATCCTCCAAATCCCACCAAGGACTGAGTCCTTCTTTCGGAGAATTTCCCATAAACGGCAAAGGATGCATATGTGTATCCTTCGCGCTCCTATATTACCCACAATCCTATGCGCACGGCTTTGCcagttcataaaaaaaatttttggcGGACCTAAGCAGAGTGACGGGGCAATATGCTTTTCAATGTAAGTATCTTTAGTTTAGTTACCGTACCTTTGTTAAAACTGTAGTACATAAAAATCAAGTTTAACGTTTAAATGCCAGTACAAATTGCTATTGATAATTAGCTAAGggtaggctagctagctaactgaaccGAACCGGACCTGTCATATTAGCTAACAGTTGTTAGCTTGGTTGCCGTCACTggcatttcttttataaatcaTTAGATAAGTTGTACAGACTAAAGAAACGTTAACATAATACCATCCACAGCGTTTGTGTGAAAACGTATGttttatgaacattttaaacaatccatttggcctttatgGCCTACCAGATGTAGGTAAAGTcctgggctccaggaaggggccAGATCCCCTGGGATGGCCTCTACAAACCTTTGCCATTAAATCAatgtagcctattactaagggttaaatttgagtgttctgactggtctcatctgtggtaatttccccaacatgagtacattcagttttgggataatcaaatgTTAAGTgcaagctaaatatattttcctctcaatagctttcatGTTGGAATGTATGGTTTTACAACCAACTTGTAGTGAGTGTAGatacctaaagtcatcccccattgttaataATTAGAACTATCTTGGTGTCGATGCATGAAACATGCATGAAAGTTGTGATTTGGGTTTTGGCTGACTGTCACTATTTGGAATGACGTGGACATGCATCAAAAGTTGGAAAAATTCCCtaaactttaggaggttaattgAGATATGAAGTTTGTGTTGTCACAACGTAGTTTGGCCaatgcctgtggaaatgcaaattttgatatgctaattttgGAGTTTTTTCACTGAGTAAAACAATTTTGTCTATAGGATATATGGGTTATAATTCCTTCAGACAAGCGGCCGTgtggatgttttgtttttgccgaATATCCAGTTTGCGACTCCTAACTGAATGAATATTAGATTCATCCCTACTgtcgattttcttttttcatgtctGTTCTGTGTACTGCTTTCTCTCATGAGTCATTCTGTGACTTTATGACAAGAAAGCAGGGAGGAATGTATGCAATGATTATCTaagatgaaaaagagttgaactgaGAGTTCAAAGTGAATTAGATTGGAACTTAGTTACATTAAGAATTgatttttcctgtttgcatagttatattAGAAATAGTTATATCAGAAACTCTGTTATGGCCCTTATTATCTAGTCACAGTGTTGGTCTAATTTTGGTTTTGTAAGTTGGGTCTTTGACACTTTTTAACTCTTTagaaaataaacagatgtactggtgacattatcaaaattagGTTTTCTAATTTGGCTACAGTGAATACtttgtgttcattattctggttttgactgGTTACGACCATCAGTTATCGCTCAAACAGCAAATAGGTCGAAAGCCAAATTGACACTGGGTTAAGACTTTCTGTAAAGTAGAGATTTTTAAGAGAAACTtgggcatcctgtggagggtgcttcgggaatatggggtcctgggtcctttgctaaggggtgtcaggtccctgtacaaccgaagcaggagcttggttcgcattgccggcagtaagtcagacttgttcccagtgcatgttggactccggcagggctgccctttgtcgccggttctgttcgtaatttttatggacagaatttctaggcgcagccaggggccggagggtggtcaggtttggggaccacacaatttcgtctctgctctttgcagatgatgttgtcgtgttggccccttcaagtcaggaccttcagcatgcacttggacggtttgcagccgagtgtgaagtggtggggatgaaaatcagtacctccaaatccgaggccatggtcctcagtcggaaaagggtggcttgcccacttcaggttggtggagagtgcctgcctcaattgggggagtttaagtatctaggggttttgttcatgagtgagggaaggatggaacgggagattgacagatggattgatgcagcttctgcagtaatgcggtcgatgtatcggtctgtcgtggtgaagaaacagctgagccgcaaggcgaagctctcaatttaccggtcaatctacgttcctactctcacctatggtcatgagctttggttcatgaccgaaaggacaagatcccggatacaggcggccgaaatgagctttctccgcagggtggctgggcgatcccttagagatagggtgaaaagcttggtcacccgggaggagctcagagtagagccgctgctcatccacattgagaggggtcagctgaggtggcttgggcatgttcctgggaaggtgttccagtcccatcccaccgggtggagaccccggggaagacctaggacacgctggagggactatgtctcccggctggcctgggaacgcctcggtgtccccccggaagagctggaggaagtgtctagggagagggaagtctgggcatctctgcttagactgctgcccccgcgacccggccccggataagcggaagaagatggatggatggatgagaaaATTGTAACTTTGAGAGTTTAATTAGTACAGAATGTAGTTGAAGAGTACAAAAAGATGGAAATTGTATCTGGATTATTTATTTCCCTGTGTAAAAgtgtaacatacagtggggagaacaagtatttgatacactgttgattttgcaggttttactacttacaacgcatgtagaggtctgtaatttttataataggtacacttcaactctgagagacagaatctaaaacaaaaatccagaaaattatattgtatgatttttcaataattaatttgcattttattgcatgacataagtatttgatcacctaacaaccagtaagaattccagctctcacagacttgttagtttttttctaagtattgttgtggaaatttctatatacaatgtattctctctgagtaaaggattgagtcccactgttaagataggtacaggaatgtgtgggacctggtatttgcatagggggcatctattgtctgtccagatgcagatcaatgggttttaggacaggataggagaagatacagcaagggggcagtaaggtcagttggcccctttgggcaAACACTACAAAAAACATTAtggacatgaaacagatggcagcatcttaccacacccctttttcctatgtaataaatactgtcgaaatgatgtttttatttagaaactatccaccgttactttgtaacctgtatactttctccttgcaagcaagattaaaaccgtttattgcgcaattgatttctcctgtcttacctaccattttcatagaactatttggaatttttaaattgccatcacagtatccctcctgttctccactcattacctgtattaactgcacctgtttgaacttgttacctgtataaaagacacctgtccacaaactcaatcaaacagactccaattgctctacaatggctaagaccagagagctatgtaagaCCATCAGAGATAAAAATGTAGATCTGCAcagggctgggatgggctacaggacaattggcacgcagcttggtgagaaagcaacaacagttggggcaattattagaaaatggaagaagttcaagatgatggtcaatctccctcggtctgggactccatgcaaaatctcacctcgtggggcatcaatgatcatgaggaaggtgagggatcagcccagaactacaaggcaggacctgatcaatgacctgaagagagctgggtccagagtctcaaagaaaaccattagtaacacactacgccgtcatggattacaatcctgcagcgcacgcaaggtcccccctgctcaagccagcgcatgttcaggcccgtctgaaatttgccaatgaccatctggatgatccagaggaggccatgtggtctgatgagacagaaacagagctttttggtctaaactccactcgccgtgtttggaggaagaaggaagaAACGTATGATGTTCAAGACTCACTTGGCTTTCCATAAGTAAATCCACTAGACATTTTCAGTGACAATGTAGATGTTTTCAACGCGTgtttagagaaaaaaaacaggcgAAAATATCGCTTGTAAATGACACTCATACTCGTTTTCAACGGCATAATCGCAAAACCCCCGTTCAGAATAATAATATGTGAACCATTTGGCTTTCCATAGTTTGCGTTTTTACCCACGCCTCCAGTGTACACTGCATTGGGCTGGAACTACCGTTAGATTAGATATTTCAACAACTAACCAGCATATGAGTTGttttaaacaaaaccaaacaaaccaCAAGGGAAACAGTCTAGGTAGAAAATAGAATTGGCACACGATTAAGTGTTCTGGCAAAATGCTAATTTTGCTAGCCTACAGCGCATGTTGTCACTGAAAGCCTGCTTGCTAGCTAAATTGCTAGTTAATGTTTGCTACTTTCAAATAGCTTTTTCATCTGGCAAACTTGATCTCTAGATAAACTTAATTGGAATTTTAATTCGTATCTTACATTCTTGCTTACAACTGACTGCAATATCTACTGTTGGAAGCGTTACAGTAGTACAGCAGCAAGAATATGTTCGAACATCAACAAATGCAGCATCAGATCCAACACAACCAACGTCTTTGGCAGCAACTGAAAACAACCCAACGTCTGCCATCCCAACTTCCCCGCCAGCATCAAAAGAACCGGTAAGAGATGATTGAATGTGTGGTTTGCATCATTTTATTGTAATCCTTATGCGCCTAGCAGGAATTCATCATTTTTATCCAACTGTCAAATTTTTCAGACCAAGGTTTCCGCCTTCTCCTAGCATGGTAAACCTTTGCCCAGTTCCGCAGGCTGCTCTGGGTGCCCCCAACCCAATGTTACAAGGCGCAGTACTTATACAGCAACGGATGCAAGGTAAACCTTATTGTCTTCTTACATATACGGTTGAAGTTGAAAAGATGATTCTGTTTTGAGGTTGACAATGTACATTCTCCTCTACTTGTAGCTAACGTGCAAGACTTGGCCATGGGCAGTGGGCTACCCTTTTCACTTTTGGCCAAGGGGGCACAGCATTCTCTTCTAGGACCAGCTCCTGTCCCCCGATTGGGATTCTCTTCCTCAAGACCATATCGTTCCCACAACCACTTCCGAAACAAGGTTcttcatctcttcctctgtcatcCTCTGACTTGGAGTCCTTTGTCTTACTTACATAATAGGAACTGAACATCtcgaaaataaatgtaactgttGATTAatgatttaatgttgttttcataCAGGACATTCTTGGGACAAAGAGGGATTATGAACAAATTGGAAAGGCTAATGGACAGCTGGGCACCAGCAAAACAGACTGTCCAGTGGGGAGGACTACCAATACAGGTGCCTTTGATCATATCTCACCTTCACAGCTGGCCCTTTATTTAAAAAGCTGCTGAGATTATGATGCCTGAAGTAAGATCACATTTGCCTTTTAAGTCATAATTTATAAGATCACATGGACTGGGAGAGGGGTGGCCATGTTGTAGGTCAGCATTCCTACTCAGATACCCTTGAATGGCACTGTTCAGTCTTTTGCCAGGTTAATCTGGATTTGTACGGatccagatactttttttttcactcTTGCTTTACAGAGATGGGGAAAACTGAATCAGACAGACTATCGTTTGCACAGCCACAAGAGAAGCCTGAGTTGAAGAAGCTGAAGGCAAATGGGTTAGTAGGGGTCACTGTAGCACAATATTTTGCACAGGCTATTCTTACTGGACAATTCATCTTCAGCCCTTTTTTAAATctggttgtttttattttcttactttCCGTTACCAGTGTTATTCACAGATCAGAAGATGATCATGTGAATGTACCCTTTGGACACGTGGCAGTCCGGACGTCCAATGATAAAAGGCCAATGGATGTATTGAAACCCACTGGTATGTTTTATAAGATTTTGTTCCAGTATTGATTCTACTACTTGACTGTCATATGACACAGGCTGCCAGGGAGGATTTATTAGTGAGTATTGCAGCACAACACTTCAcagtataatttattttgaaacataTACATATTTGTCATGGGAAAGGTTCAGCTTGGTCCCGCTTGTGTTGGCTGTCTGCTTCTATTTAATTCCTTGTATATACATCCATGCTTACCGTTAAACCATTTACCCTATGAAAGACTTTAATAAACTTTATGCATCTACAGGTCCGACTTCTAGTAAATTAATCTGTTGGGTTTAAAAGCTGAACTGTATTTGCTGTTCATATAGTTGTCGCTGCTCTCGTGTACGGAGGTGAGTGCCCTGCCGTTCACGGGCTGGAAGAATGTGGAGATGAAAGTCGAGCATCTGATGTAAGCTCACCCTAAAAATAGTATATTCTAATAATAATAGTCTAATAAGTCTATTTTTAAGTGCTGTCTATGTTGACTGTATACCCTGACTACATTTtccttaaataaatatttagaattgccatttgtacttgcatttgccttcattgcacatctatacatcccacttgtgaCATACCATATaattaatacttgtacattttctgctccCCTATGTTTGcagttctggttagatgctaactgcatttcgttgtactgtacttgtactgttcaatgacaaagttgaatgtGATCTAATTTATACTGTCCTGTGTGGCTGTAGCAGGTTCTAGGTGTCAGGACTTCCCTGAAGGTCACCATCCAGCATAGCAGCCAGAGCCGGGCGTTCAGCACGGGCATAGAGGAGCCAGGTGCAGCCATGGGGCCCTCCTGTGGGTCAGGGGGACAGGctcaggacaatgacccaggCCACAAATCTGCTGCTGACAGCCACTACTGCTACATCTGCAGCACCCCCTGCCACAACCAGCAGGTGGCGTTAAAACCACACACCGTGCTTGCAGAAATACTGAAACAAGCTATAGAAAAGGGATGAGAAAAAAATCAAAGCATAGGTTTGACAGCCTTGTGGAAAATTGTTGTATTAGGTGCAATAATGAGCGAATTATCAGTCAAGTCAGCAATTGAATTATTTTACCAGGGTATGCTGATTGGGTGTGCAGATGTGGTTTTCAAACTATGGTTATACGaagctatatattttttaaggaccactctggtcacatgatcaaACATCTGAAATATCTTCTCGCTGAGAAATTGTCTGTCTGTTAAACACACCTGCAGAACTTCCAGAGCCATATGAACGGGGCGGAACACCAGCGGCGTATGCTGGAGATTCAGCATGTGAGCAATACCTGTCTGGTCAACCTGTTACCCTGGGTTGCCGACTCTCAACATGACTTGCGCACAGGCTGGTAAGGGGTGACTTCTTATTACGTTAGCACACACCTCCCTCTTCACCATCTCTTGTCAGTGGTGCAAATGTCTATGTTGGGTGGTAGGTGGCTTAAAGCTTTGGCCAGTAACCAATGTAATCCTCGCTCCAAAAAGGAGTATTTTTATTTCACCTTGAGAAAAGCTCTTAGTCCTAATTGTTAATGTGAGTTGCTAGGACAACAGCATCTGGTAATTGAcagcaattaaaaaataattgagGGAAGCCAGGCCAACAACTGATTTCAGATTTGGTTTTGACACTTTGCAGGGATGATAAAACGGGAGGAGTGCAGCGCTGGTGTGCGATATGCCAAACACACTTCAGCGGTGACCTCATCGAGCACCGGAGGACCCAGGAGCATAAGGTAAAGGGGACATAAGAGGGAAGCCCTGCATTTGGCAAGAACAAAGAGGCTGAATGGTTTCTCTGGATTAAGGAACATGGCATATCCAGAGCTATAGAAACATTGTAATGTGTTGCCATTTCCACTTCCTGGTTGCTCAGCTGTCAAAGCAGTCTTCACGTCCCTTCTGCACTGTTTGCAAACGCCACTTCAGGACACCACGGAAGTTTGTGGAACACATGAAGTCCAGAGAGCACAAGCTGCaggttgaggtgtgtgtgggtgttgccTCAATTTGGGAAATTTTTCCTTTGTATGACTAGGGACTAGTCTTGTTATGCTAGGCTTAACCAGAGGCAAATCATAACTTCACTTAAAGACTGCATCTTAAGTCATTCAATGTGTATAaatgaattaatacatttttggcaACAGAAGTACAATTTCCTATTCAGCTCTACAGCCCTCCATCAGCTTTCCGGTTAAGATTACATATACAATAGCatatatgtacagttgtgctcaaaaatgtgcatacccttggaaaattggtaatacgtaccatttgtaaaaacatgagtgagcaggcaaaacatgtctcttatttcttatgggattcacattcaactgtcgGTCATCACAGAATGGCgcaatcacaaaacaaaatatggcaacaaagatAAAAATGAACCAACCCTTGTtcaaaagtgtgcatacccttagttcttattactgtgtattgccccctttagtgAACGTGCAGTCTATTGTAATAGTTGTATATGAGCCCCTGAATTCTTGGTTCTGGTATAGTTCGTCTttgcaaaatgtctccaggtcatgcaaagtattttggtcgtcttgcatgaactccACTCCCCAGAGTGGCTAGATGATATTAAGATCAAAAGActttgatggccactccagaaccttcacctttttctgctgtagccactggagtgtcaacttggccttgtgccaagggttattgtcatgctggaaagtccaagagcatcccatgcgcaggtttcgtgcagaagaatgcaaattgtctgccagtattttctgataacatgctgctttCATCTTGCCAATTttcaagattccccatgcctttagatgCTCATAAAcgcccaaaacatcagtgagccaccaccatgcttcacagtgggaatggtattctgttcactataggccttgttgaccctttcctagttgtgaccataaagccttattttggtctcgtcactcctaattacagtgtgccagaagctgtgaggcatgtcaatgtgttgtcgggcatgttgtaaccaggctttttttgtggcattggcgcagtaaaggcttctttctggcaactcgcccacgcagctcatttttgttgaagtattgtgctccttgaaacaaccacgccgtctttttccagagcagcctgtatttctccggTGGTtaactgtgggtttttcttggtatcctgaacaattcttctagcagttttggctgaaatattgtttggtctacctgaccttagcttggtatcaagaggtcCCTgagttttccacttcttaagtgattgaacagtactgactggcatttgcaaggctttggatatttctatatccttttccatgttTATAAAGTtgtattaccttgttacgcagatcttttgacagttcttttctgctccccatggctcagtatctagcctgctcagtgcatccacgtgagagctaacaaactcattggttatttatacacagacagaaattgcaattcaaaaagtcacagatgtgggaaattcaccataaattgtcattttcacctgtttgtgtcatgttgtgtgtctgtaacaaaatcataatgatgtcattatgatttaaaaaagagccaaacaactatgtgataataaatggcttcacgctatcactatccttaaattaaaCGCATGAATAGGAAATTGcagtgccaaaatgtcacaatttctgccagggtatgcaaacctatgagcacaactgtatttttatatgtaataTACAGTCTGTGGCAGGCTGGACAGTAAGTTTTTGACGCAATCGATTAACCACCATGTTTGAATTTTCAATTGATCTCCAATTGACGCTAAGtagaaattaaatgaatattttttttggcaTGTTAAGCTTTTGTTTGATTGACACAGTGGTGATAGATGGGTGGGAGTTTTTTTGCTGAAAGTCTTGGTCTGGAATCAAACTCATGCTAGATCAGAACACACAATAAATTGCTGAAACACTTTAGGCCTCAGTAAGTGTGAAATAGATAAAAGGTTAGGATTTGTCCCTCAGCAAgcaatgtgttttattcatcgatttgttgtgaaacttattGGGCAACAAATCTCTGATTCTGATGAAGCACACTGTCTAGCAGAGGGAACTGCTTAGCTCAGGGTTGACCCCCTCCCCATGTAATGCTTTTGGAGCATAGctcagggaggagggagagccAGATGTCCTGGAGGAGCTGATCACAGTGGATGCAGTGGGGTGCTTTGAGGGAGAAGATGACTTTGAGGAGGAGACCCATGAGGACGATGACAGCAAGGTATTATTGGCTTATGTTTGATCAAGGAACAGCATTTTGGTTATAGTGTTTGACCGGTAACCGAAAGGTCTCTAGTGCAATTACCCAAGCCAAAAAGATGCAAGATCGATTGGTGTGCGTTTAAGTAATGCACGTAACCCAAATTGCCTCTGAGTTGCTCTAcataagtgtctgctaaataacaaaacatttcaaaataattaacGGATATTCATTTCTCTCTGCTTCTGCAGGAAAGGCAGCCTGGTGAAAGACATGTCGCACAAGAGAACATCGAGGAACATGAAGAGTATGATTCAGAAACACAATATGGTGATTGCACTGTTATGTGGAGACAACGGGTCACTCAAAGAATTGATAGATA
This portion of the Esox lucius isolate fEsoLuc1 chromosome 13, fEsoLuc1.pri, whole genome shotgun sequence genome encodes:
- the ciz1b gene encoding cdkn1a interacting zinc finger protein 1b isoform X1, yielding MFEHQQMQHQIQHNQRLWQQLKTTQRLPSQLPRQHQKNRPRFPPSPSMVNLCPVPQAALGAPNPMLQGAVLIQQRMQANVQDLAMGSGLPFSLLAKGAQHSLLGPAPVPRLGFSSSRPYRSHNHFRNKDILGTKRDYEQIGKANGQLGTSKTDCPVGRTTNTEMGKTESDRLSFAQPQEKPELKKLKANGVIHRSEDDHVNVPFGHVAVRTSNDKRPMDVLKPTVVAALVYGGECPAVHGLEECGDESRASDQVLGVRTSLKVTIQHSSQSRAFSTGIEEPGAAMGPSCGSGGQAQDNDPGHKSAADSHYCYICSTPCHNQQNFQSHMNGAEHQRRMLEIQHVSNTCLVNLLPWVADSQHDLRTGWDDKTGGVQRWCAICQTHFSGDLIEHRRTQEHKLSKQSSRPFCTVCKRHFRTPRKFVEHMKSREHKLQVELREEGEPDVLEELITVDAVGCFEGEDDFEEETHEDDDSKERQPGERHVAQENIEEHEEYDSETQYGPSFVVPVAGYLCRLCHKFFHFESTARHLHCKSLMHFQNLQKYKVLSRKCSVTEDTGKTCSRMSGDPLPLRYSRDDMEDIRKGCTNKSIMAGDSIHACCTPATKQISPIVSALENAEQGNITATQQVSEQLDADDHRPTCHANQPHLDLNSVCDNLKEYPCLGCQNPQLRVWEGEKASGAGCSLHLPLVYQNTDGSVSRTTNETMPERLLERERQQQESYMLLTPHVPTLDKNRQPVYGEEPVESTGIGPAKGCKRNSTRTSHPKTGDKGCVQQ
- the ciz1b gene encoding cdkn1a interacting zinc finger protein 1b isoform X2; the encoded protein is MFEHQQMQHQIQHNQRLWQQLKTTQRLPSQLPRQHQKNRPRFPPSPSMVNLCPVPQAALGAPNPMLQGAVLIQQRMQANVQDLAMGSGLPFSLLAKGAQHSLLGPAPVPRLGFSSSRPYRSHNHFRNKDILGTKRDYEQIGKANGQLGTSKTDCPVGRTTNTEMGKTESDRLSFAQPQEKPELKKLKANGVIHRSEDDHVNVPFGHVAVRTSNDKRPMDVLKPTVVAALVYGGECPAVHGLEECGDESRASDVLGVRTSLKVTIQHSSQSRAFSTGIEEPGAAMGPSCGSGGQAQDNDPGHKSAADSHYCYICSTPCHNQQNFQSHMNGAEHQRRMLEIQHVSNTCLVNLLPWVADSQHDLRTGWDDKTGGVQRWCAICQTHFSGDLIEHRRTQEHKLSKQSSRPFCTVCKRHFRTPRKFVEHMKSREHKLQVELREEGEPDVLEELITVDAVGCFEGEDDFEEETHEDDDSKERQPGERHVAQENIEEHEEYDSETQYGPSFVVPVAGYLCRLCHKFFHFESTARHLHCKSLMHFQNLQKYKVLSRKCSVTEDTGKTCSRMSGDPLPLRYSRDDMEDIRKGCTNKSIMAGDSIHACCTPATKQISPIVSALENAEQGNITATQQVSEQLDADDHRPTCHANQPHLDLNSVCDNLKEYPCLGCQNPQLRVWEGEKASGAGCSLHLPLVYQNTDGSVSRTTNETMPERLLERERQQQESYMLLTPHVPTLDKNRQPVYGEEPVESTGIGPAKGCKRNSTRTSHPKTGDKGCVQQ